One genomic region from Cryptococcus deuterogattii R265 chromosome 7, complete sequence encodes:
- a CDS encoding phosphoglycerate kinase gives MSLSSKLSITDVDLKGERVLIRVDFNVPMDKQGNITNPARIVAALPTIKYAIDNGAKSVILMSHLGRPDGSPNPKYSLKPVASKLSELLSKDVKFLPECVGDEVKNEVLKGENGQVFLLENLRFHIEEEGKGKKGDEKVKADPEAVKKFRQQLTELGTVYINDAFGTAHRAHSSMVGVQLPKRAAGFLMKKELEYFAKVLENPERPFLAILGGAKVADKIQLIENMLDQVNTLIICGGMSFTFKKTLNNVEIGTSLFDEAGSKQVKDLVEKAKKNNVKLVFPVDYVTADKFDKDAKTGSATDESGIPSDWMGLDCGPKSRELFAQTVAEAKTILWNGPAGVFEFPAFAGGSNALLDACIKAARNGSTVIVGGGDTATLVAQAGKEDELSHVSTGGGASLELLEGKTLPGVAELSEKK, from the exons AtgtccctctcctccaagCTCAGCATTACCGACGTCGACCTCAAGGGCGAGCGAGTCCTCATCCGTGTCGACTTTAACGTCCC CATGGACAAGCAGGGCAACATTACCAACCCTGCT CGTATTGTTGCGGCTCTCCCCACCATCAAGTACGCCATTGACAATG GCGCCAAGTCTGTCATCCTCATGTCCCACCTCGGCCGACCTGACGGTTCCCCCAACCCCAAATACTCTCTCAAGCCCGTTGCTTCCAAGCTCTCTGAGCTCCTCTCCAAGGACGTAAAGTTCCTTCCCGAGTGTGTTGGTGACGAGGTCAAGAACGAAGTTCTCAAGGGTGAGAACGGCCAGGTCTTCCTTTTGGAGAATCTGCGATTCCAcatcgaggaggagggtaagggcaagaagggcgaCGAAAAGGTCAAGGCCGACCCTGAGGCGGTCAAGAAATTCCGACAACAACTCACTGAACTTGGTACTGTCTACATTAACGATGC CTTCGGTACCGCCCATCGAGCCCACTCCTCCATGGTCGGTGTCCAGCTCCCCAAGCGAGCTGCTGGCTTCCtcatgaagaaggagctcGAGTACTTTGCCAAGGTCCTTGAGAACCCCGAAAGGcccttccttgccatcctTGGTGGTGCCAAGGTCGCCGACAAGATTCAGTTGATTGAGAACATGCTCGACCAGGTTAACACTTTGATCATCTGCGGTGGCATGTCTTTCACTTTCAAGAAGACCCTTAACAATGTCGAG ATTGGTACTTCTTTGTTCGATGAAGCTGGCTCCAAACAGGTCAAGgaccttgttgagaaggccaagaagaacaacGTCAAGCTTGTCTTCCCTGTTGACTATGTCACCGCCGACAAATTTGACAAGGATGCCAAG ACCGGCTCTGCTACTGACGAGTCTGGTATCCCCTCTGACTGGATGGGTCTCGACTGTGGACCCAAGTCCCGAGAACTCTTTGCTCAGACTGTTGCCGAGGCCAAGACCATCCTCTGGAACGGCCCTGCTGGTGTCTTTGAGTTCCCCGCTTTTGCCGGTGGCTCCAACGCCCTTCTCGATGCCTGTATTAAGGCCGCCAGGAACGGTTCCACTGTCattgttggtggtggtgacaCTGCTACTCTTGTCGCTCAGGCCGGTAAGGAGGACGAGTTGAGCCACGTTTCcactggtggtggtgcttCCTTGGAGTTGTTGGAGGGCAAGACTTTGCCTGGTGTTGCCGAGTTGTCTGAAAAGAAGTAA
- a CDS encoding cytochrome c oxidase subunit 7, which produces MPVAPVVGKLRKRLITDLTASIGIGLAGAYTFWYTVHLPMIKKRDDYYLRLEQSKSS; this is translated from the exons ATGCCCGTCGCTCCTGTTGTTGGCAAG CTCCGAAAGAGGCTCATCACTGACCTTACCGCCTC CATCGGTATCGGTCTCGCCGGCGCCTACACCTTCTGGTACACTGTCCACCTCCCCATGA TCAAGAAGCGCGACGACTACTATCTCCGTCTTGAGCAGTCCAAGTCATCTTAa
- a CDS encoding uncharacterized protein (genome sequence mistake) has translation MARVPRVQKFQAAQRAKQNTQSTPSAEEITKDLSSVKLNDSSISKGHQSHQQPPVQILAPIETATSDGGWGEPTTVPVPASTSEDSARGWGEPSTINSSEAHLTEQNEVHSRVTPESEPEQPKKSAYVPWEGGVVYSQPITSPDPVELPPLSFRSERNKKSKKAKKAKSAAALDGEGSAPEAAEPGGWGETASVNSTPSEISSTPARIHPSRLQMLGGNRKANPVPSAPSGAAGGWGASALASTSPETSAAPAGIHPSRLRMLGGAPKADPVPAGPSHDYGQPQSRRVRGANASAGGDNGWGNKRRTPSAPASGGVTYSPNAGSFAYRQPDARPAPPSDSGSAGGTAGTHPDRLRMLGGAPAANSPPTGFGGESRDNPAHM, from the exons ATGGCTCGAGTTCCAAGAGTTCAAAAGTTCCAGGCGGCACAGCGAGCAAAGCAA AATACACAGTCTACCCCCTCAGCTGAAGAAATCACCAAAGATCTATCTAGCGTAAAACTCAATgattcttccatctcaaagGGACACCAATCTCACCAGCAACCGCCTGTTCAAATCTTGGCTCCGATTGAAACTGCTACATCAGACGGAGGTTGGGGAGAACCTACCACTGTCCCTGTACCCGCTTCCACCTCTGAGGACAGCGCCAGAGGATGGGGTGAACCGTCCACTATCAATTCTTCCGAAGCCCACCTTACTGAACAAAACGAGGTTCATTCACGCGTGACCCCGGAATCCGAGCCTGAGcaaccaaaaaaaagcgCATACGTACCATGGGAAGGCGGTGTCGT CTATTCACAGCCTATCACTAGCCCCGACCCCGTTGAATTACCTCCCTTGTCATTTCGCTCCGAAAGGAACAAGAAGTccaaaaaggcaaagaaagcCAAGTCGGCTGCCGCGCTAGATGGAGAGGGATCGGCGCCAGAAGCAGCCGAGCCTGGTGGCTGGGGCGAAACTGCTTCGGTCAACTCTACCCCTTCTGAAATCAGCTCGACACCCGCGCGTATTCATCCATCCCGCTTGCAGATGCTAGGTGGAAACCGCAAAGCCAACCCCGTTCCCAGTGCGCCCTCTGGCGCTGCCGGCGGCTGGGGCGCATCCGCCTtggcctccacctctcccgAAACCAGCGCAGCACCCGCCGGTATCCACCCCTCCCGCCTGCGGATGCTAGGTGGAGCCCCTAAGGCAGACCCCGTCCCCGCTGGCCCCTCTCACGACTATGGCCAGCCTCAGTCCCGTCGCGTGAGGGGGGCCAATGCCTCTGCAGGTGGTGACAATGGCTGGGGTAACAAGCGACGTACTCCTTCTGCCCCCGCCAGTGGCGGCGTTACCTATTCACCCAACGCCGGGTCTTTCGCCTACCGCCAACCTGATGCTCgtcctgctcctccttccgaTTCTGGGTCTGCCGGTGGCACCGCTGGTACTCATCCTGATCGGCTGAGGATGTTGGGAGGTGCACCTGCCGCCAATAGCCCTCCGACGGGTTTCGGTGGTGAGTCCCGAGACAACCCTGCCCATATGTGA